One region of Candidatus Peribacteraceae bacterium genomic DNA includes:
- a CDS encoding riboflavin synthase, with protein MFTGIVEATADVLKNEDGKLVLRRPAPFHDLTPGSSVCVAGACLTVTALAVAEMAFDVVPETLRKTTLGALKAGDRVNLERAMRADGRFEGHIVQGHVEGVGKVKAISGQLSADSDVQLAIELPTVFVPFILPKGSVTIDGVSLTVADVSEESFSGALVPTTLRVTTLGALRAGDRVNIETDLLGRYVRRFLPHP; from the coding sequence ATGTTCACGGGAATCGTCGAGGCAACGGCGGACGTGCTGAAGAACGAAGACGGGAAGCTGGTCCTGCGGCGCCCGGCGCCGTTCCATGACCTCACGCCCGGATCGAGCGTATGTGTTGCGGGCGCCTGCTTGACCGTCACCGCGCTGGCGGTGGCGGAAATGGCGTTCGACGTGGTCCCCGAGACGCTCCGCAAAACGACGCTCGGCGCTTTGAAGGCGGGCGACCGCGTGAACCTGGAGCGGGCGATGCGCGCGGATGGCAGGTTCGAGGGGCATATCGTCCAGGGGCATGTTGAAGGGGTGGGGAAGGTGAAAGCGATCAGCGGACAGCTTTCAGCGGACAGCGATGTCCAACTCGCGATTGAGCTTCCCACGGTATTCGTACCCTTCATCCTTCCCAAAGGCTCCGTCACCATTGACGGCGTCTCGCTCACCGTCGCGGATGTGTCCGAAGAATCCTTTTCCGGGGCGCTCGTCCCCACCACCCTCCGCGTGACAACGCTCGGTGCGCTCCGGGCAGGGGACCGCGTGAACATCGAGACGGATCTCCTGGGACGGTACGTCCGTCGGTTCCTCCCCCACCCATGA
- the uvrA gene encoding excinuclease ABC subunit UvrA, whose protein sequence is MQNTDNIVIRGARMHNLKGINVTIPRNKLTVITGLSGSGKSSLAFDTIFAEGQRRYVESLSAYARQFIAQMEKPEVESIEGLSPAISIDQKTAPRNPRSTVGTVTEIYDYMRLLWAKAGKVHCSVCGKELSKQSASQIVETVARMPEGRKIYLLAPIVEGRKGEHVKIVDSIRREGFVRMRIDGGIVTVDEDIKLDPKKAHTIHIVVDRLVIRDLQSSPPPTAEGAGSGGKNTPNINPNRTRLADSVELCLKKGEGSLIVLDADSGKETRFAESFVCPDHPEQDIPEIEPRSFSFNSPHGACEECHGLGSILQVDEHAVVPNPRLSLSEGAVHPWATSASRSGFTGQLLEALSEEVGFSMDTPWEELTPEHRKIVLWGHEKQLHLSFNTAKFGGTYQTTYEGVIPNLRRRHSETDSSYIRMQIEEYMEELPCASCGGKRLKREILGVTVGGKNVVEGTDMDVESAERFFKSLIPQTDGQPSAESGQKDVPLKIVETSRRDVSTALTAYEYTIVKKVLHEIIARLSFLENVGLKYLTLSRSANTLSGGEAQRIRLATQIGSALQGVLYVLDEPSIGLHQRDNARLIATLKKLRDLGNTVIVVEHDEETIASADYLLEIGPGAGKYGGEIVAVGTPAELTGNAASITGQYLSGKKSIAVPKERRGGNGQRIRIRDAYHHNLQHVDVELPLGTFIGIAGVSGSGKSSLIHGILAPELLHVLNKAHTKPQDVGSIEGLEHLDKAIVIDQSPIGRTPRSNPATYTGVFTDVRDIFATTPEAKLRGYKPGRFSFNVKGGRCEECEGDGLKRIEMHFLPDVFVTCELCHGERYNRETLEVTYKGKQIAEVLDMTISEALNFFGAIPAIKNKLQTLEDVGLGYIHLGQSATTLSGGEAQRVKLATELTKRATGRTFYILDEPTTGLHFDDISRLLEVLQRLVEKGNTVLVIEHNLDVLKSVDHIIDLGPDGGGGGGRVIAKGSPEEVAKAKESYTGQYLKKVLGKKKS, encoded by the coding sequence ATGCAGAATACGGATAACATCGTCATCCGCGGCGCACGGATGCACAACCTGAAGGGCATCAATGTGACCATTCCGCGCAACAAGCTGACGGTGATCACCGGGCTCTCGGGCTCGGGGAAATCTTCCCTGGCTTTCGACACCATCTTCGCCGAAGGACAGCGCCGGTACGTGGAGAGCCTCTCCGCCTACGCACGGCAGTTCATCGCGCAGATGGAGAAGCCGGAGGTGGAGAGCATCGAGGGATTGAGCCCCGCGATTTCCATCGATCAGAAGACGGCCCCCCGCAACCCCCGATCAACGGTGGGGACCGTGACGGAAATCTACGACTACATGCGCCTCCTGTGGGCCAAGGCGGGCAAGGTGCACTGCAGCGTGTGCGGCAAGGAACTGAGCAAGCAATCGGCGAGCCAGATCGTGGAGACCGTTGCGCGGATGCCGGAGGGGAGGAAGATCTACCTGCTGGCGCCCATCGTGGAGGGGCGCAAGGGCGAGCACGTGAAGATCGTGGATTCCATCCGCCGCGAAGGCTTCGTGCGCATGCGGATCGACGGCGGCATCGTGACGGTGGACGAGGACATCAAGCTGGACCCCAAGAAAGCCCACACGATCCACATCGTGGTGGACCGGTTGGTCATACGGGATTTGCAGTCTTCCCCTCCTCCGACGGCGGAGGGGGCGGGGAGTGGAGGGAAAAACACACCCAACATCAACCCCAACCGGACGCGCCTGGCGGACTCCGTGGAGCTGTGTCTGAAGAAAGGGGAAGGATCGCTCATCGTGCTGGATGCCGACAGCGGCAAGGAAACGCGCTTTGCTGAATCGTTCGTCTGCCCCGACCACCCCGAACAGGACATCCCGGAAATCGAGCCCCGCAGCTTCTCCTTCAACTCGCCGCACGGCGCGTGTGAGGAGTGCCACGGCCTGGGGTCCATCCTTCAAGTGGATGAGCATGCGGTGGTGCCCAATCCCCGCCTCTCCTTGTCCGAAGGCGCCGTCCATCCCTGGGCCACATCCGCCAGCCGCAGCGGGTTTACGGGACAGCTCCTGGAAGCGCTGTCCGAGGAAGTGGGCTTCAGCATGGATACGCCGTGGGAGGAACTCACGCCCGAACACCGGAAGATCGTACTGTGGGGACATGAGAAGCAATTGCACCTGAGCTTCAACACCGCCAAGTTCGGCGGCACGTACCAGACGACGTACGAGGGCGTGATCCCCAACCTCCGGCGCCGCCATTCCGAAACCGACAGCAGCTACATCCGCATGCAGATCGAGGAGTACATGGAGGAGCTCCCCTGCGCGTCCTGCGGGGGGAAGCGACTCAAGCGCGAAATCCTGGGCGTGACGGTGGGGGGGAAGAACGTCGTGGAAGGGACGGATATGGACGTGGAAAGTGCCGAACGTTTCTTCAAGAGTTTGATCCCACAGACGGACGGTCAGCCTTCAGCGGAGAGCGGCCAGAAAGACGTACCGCTAAAAATCGTAGAGACGTCCCGTCGGGACGTCTCTACAGCGTTAACAGCCTATGAATATACCATTGTGAAGAAGGTCCTCCACGAGATCATCGCGCGCCTCTCCTTCCTGGAGAACGTGGGCTTGAAGTACCTCACCCTCTCGCGCTCCGCCAACACGCTCAGCGGCGGGGAGGCGCAGCGCATCCGCCTGGCCACGCAGATCGGCTCCGCCCTGCAGGGCGTGCTGTACGTGCTGGACGAACCTTCCATCGGCCTCCACCAGCGCGACAATGCCCGCCTGATCGCCACGCTCAAGAAGCTCCGCGACCTGGGGAACACCGTGATCGTGGTGGAGCACGACGAGGAGACCATCGCCTCCGCGGATTACCTGCTGGAGATCGGGCCGGGCGCCGGCAAGTACGGCGGGGAGATCGTGGCGGTGGGGACGCCCGCGGAGCTCACGGGCAACGCGGCTTCCATCACGGGGCAGTACCTGAGCGGCAAGAAGAGCATCGCGGTGCCCAAGGAGCGGCGCGGGGGAAACGGCCAGCGCATCCGCATCCGCGACGCATACCACCACAACCTGCAGCACGTGGACGTGGAGCTGCCGCTCGGGACCTTCATCGGCATCGCGGGCGTTTCCGGCTCCGGCAAGTCCAGCCTCATCCACGGCATCCTTGCCCCCGAGCTCCTGCACGTTCTCAATAAGGCGCACACCAAGCCGCAGGACGTGGGGAGCATCGAGGGATTGGAGCACTTGGACAAGGCGATCGTCATCGACCAATCCCCCATCGGCCGTACCCCGCGCAGCAACCCCGCCACCTACACTGGCGTCTTCACGGACGTCCGCGACATCTTCGCCACCACGCCGGAAGCGAAGCTGCGCGGATACAAGCCCGGCCGCTTCAGCTTCAACGTGAAGGGCGGCCGCTGCGAAGAGTGCGAGGGGGACGGGCTCAAGCGGATCGAGATGCATTTTCTCCCCGATGTGTTCGTCACGTGCGAGCTCTGCCACGGCGAGCGCTACAACCGGGAGACGTTGGAAGTGACCTACAAGGGGAAGCAGATCGCGGAAGTGCTGGACATGACCATCAGTGAAGCGTTGAACTTCTTCGGCGCCATCCCCGCCATCAAAAACAAGCTCCAGACGCTGGAGGACGTGGGGCTGGGTTACATCCACTTGGGACAGAGCGCCACCACGCTCTCCGGCGGGGAAGCGCAGCGCGTGAAGCTGGCCACGGAACTCACGAAGCGCGCCACGGGCAGGACGTTCTACATCCTGGACGAACCGACCACCGGCCTCCATTTCGATGACATCAGCCGCCTCTTGGAAGTGCTCCAGCGCCTGGTGGAGAAGGGCAACACGGTGCTCGTGATCGAGCACAACCTGGACGTGCTCAAGAGCGTGGACCACATCATCGACTTGGGGCCGGACGGGGGCGGGGGCGGGGGCCGCGTGATCGCCAAGGGCTCGCCGGAAGAGGTGGCGAAGGCGAAGGAGAGCTACACGGGGCAGTATTTGAAGAAGGTGCTCGGCAAGAAGAAATCGTGA
- a CDS encoding metallophosphoesterase produces the protein MFQPSTFPWDFAILLLITGPLCLLFTVAVALRRPRGRFAKAFLYGTGLLSFAVSMAVLYGSFLEPRIITVTERSVPFPYPEQLTIAVFSDLHAGPYKGEAFLWRVVDKINALRPDLVLFAGDFLFDGNSSPEDLAPLAELSPSIGTVAVFGNHDMGRMRDFLGQRFNMKDRSRDLRQYLQERGVLVLENENVLYRTSKGSFVVAGTGDLWAADVDWEKSFAKVPEDIPVLLLAHNPDVTLEPQSLQADVIVSGHTHGGQFRLPFFGPIAPIPLKIGRDYSQGIFTLTGGTTLAVTRGIGETRARARLFAWPEILLLKTAPR, from the coding sequence ATGTTCCAACCGAGCACCTTCCCCTGGGATTTCGCCATCCTCCTCCTCATCACCGGACCCCTCTGCTTGCTCTTCACGGTGGCCGTTGCCCTGCGGCGTCCGCGCGGGCGGTTCGCCAAAGCCTTCCTCTACGGCACGGGTCTCCTCTCCTTCGCCGTCTCCATGGCCGTTCTGTACGGCTCCTTCCTGGAACCGCGGATCATCACGGTCACGGAGCGGAGCGTGCCCTTCCCCTATCCGGAGCAACTCACCATCGCCGTCTTCAGCGACCTCCACGCGGGGCCGTATAAAGGGGAAGCGTTCCTGTGGAGGGTGGTGGACAAGATCAACGCGCTGCGCCCCGATCTGGTGCTCTTCGCCGGAGATTTCCTCTTCGACGGCAATTCCTCGCCGGAGGACCTGGCGCCGCTCGCCGAACTCTCTCCCTCCATCGGCACTGTGGCGGTGTTCGGCAACCACGACATGGGACGCATGCGGGATTTTTTGGGACAGCGCTTCAACATGAAGGACCGGTCGCGGGACCTGCGGCAGTATTTGCAGGAACGCGGCGTATTGGTGTTGGAGAACGAGAACGTGCTCTACCGCACGTCCAAAGGCTCCTTCGTGGTGGCGGGGACCGGGGATCTGTGGGCGGCGGACGTGGATTGGGAGAAGAGCTTTGCGAAGGTTCCGGAGGACATCCCCGTCCTCCTCCTCGCGCACAACCCCGACGTCACCCTGGAACCGCAGAGTTTGCAAGCCGATGTGATCGTCTCCGGGCACACGCATGGCGGCCAGTTCCGCTTGCCTTTCTTCGGCCCCATCGCGCCCATCCCCCTGAAAATCGGGAGGGACTACAGCCAGGGAATCTTCACGCTGACGGGCGGGACGACGCTCGCGGTCACGCGGGGCATCGGCGAAACGCGCGCCCGTGCTCGCCTCTTCGCATGGCCGGAAATTTTGCTCTTGAAGACGGCACCCCGTTGA